A genomic region of Pogoniulus pusillus isolate bPogPus1 chromosome 35, bPogPus1.pri, whole genome shotgun sequence contains the following coding sequences:
- the GTF3C5 gene encoding general transcription factor 3C polypeptide 5 — translation MAAGGGRRERGSAVLELPRTPRLVCVEYPGLVRDVGAVLQTLGGEQGVSRIYADPAKRLELYFRPKDPYCHPVCANRFPTSTMLLKVRRRTKKKQQQQQQGTEEQIQPQVEFEMEILGIVTTVYKFQGMSDFQYLAMHSGPDGKQTSMYDKVLMLKPEKEEFFNRELPLYIPPPIFSRLDTPVDYFYRPDIQHREGYHNPQVSGENLIGLSRARRPHNAIFVNFDDEEIPAKPLDAAVQTWKKVCTNPVDKKVEEELRKLFEVRPVWSRNAVKANISVHPDKLKLLLPYLAFYMLTGPWRSLWVRFGYDPRKHPEAKIYQVLDFRIRCGMKYGYAPNDMPVKAKRSTYNYSLPITVKKQVSHTVSVHDLKQGLGMAAAAGAKKAASSRYKLKESIYIFREGALPPYRQMFYQLCDLSVDSLQKIIHRNDGAEAECTERDGWCLPKTSDELRDTMSLMIKQIIRSTRPALFSNPTSSEDGKEQLAYESGDDEDDEEEEEEEEDFKPSDGSENEMETEILDYV, via the exons ATGGCGGCGGGCGGGGGCCGGCGGGAGCGGGGCTCGGCCGTGCTGGAGCTGCCCCGCACGCCGCGGCTGGTGTGCGTGGAGTACCCGGGGCTGGTGCGGGACGTGGGGGCCGTGCTGCAGACgctgggaggagagcagggggtGTCGCGG ATCTATGCAGACCCTGCCAAAAGGCTGGAGCTGTATTTTCGCCCCAAGGACCCTTACTGCCATCCTGTCTGTGCCAATCGCTTCCCCACCTCCACCATgctgctcaaggtgaggaggaggacaaagaagaagcagcagcagcagcagcagggcactgaaGAACAAATCCAGCCACAAGTTGAGTTTGAAATGGAAATTCTTGGGATTGTCACTACTGTTTACAAATTTCAAG GAATGTCTGATTTCCAGTACCTGGCGATGCACTCTGGTCCTGATGGCAAACAAACCTCCATGTATGACAAAGTCCTAATGCTCAAACCAGAGAAGGAAGAGTTCTTCAACAGAGAACTACCTCTCTACATCCCCCCACCCATATTCTCACGTCTGGACACTCCTGTTGACTATTTCTATCGGCCAGATATCCAACACAG GGAGGGCTACCACAACCCCCAGGTGTCTGGGGAGAACCTGATCGGGCTGAGCAGGGCCCGGCGCCCACACAACGCTATCTTTGTGAACTTTGATGATGAAGAAATCCCAGCTAAACCCCTGGATGCTGCTGTGCAGACCTGGAAGAAGGTCTGCACCAACCCTGTGGATAAAAAGGTGGAGGAAGAGCTGAGAAAG CTCTTTGAAGTCCGTCCTGTCTGGTCTAGGAATGCAGTGAAAGCCAATATCAGTGTCCACCCAGACAAGCTGAAGCTTCTGCTGCCGTATTTGGCCTTTTACATG TTAACAGGTCCCTGGAGAAGCCTGTGGGTTAGGTTTGGCTATGACCCCAGGAAACACCCTGAAGCAAAGATTTACCAAGTTCTGGACTTCAGAATTCGCTGTGGAATGAAATATG GTTATGCCCCTAACGATATGCCTGTGAAAGCAAAGCGCAGCACCTACAACTACAGCCTGCCCATCACTGTCAAGAAGCAAG TGAGCCACACAGTCAGCGTGCACGACCTGAAGCAGGGGCTGGGCATGGCTGCCGCAGCCGGGGCAAAGAAGGCTGCCTCCAGCAGGTACAAACTGAAG GAATCCATCTACATTTTCCGGGAAGGAGCCTTGCCCCCTTACCGCCAGATGTTCTACCAGCTGTGTGACCTCAGCGTGGACAG cCTACAGAAGATCATCCACCGGAATGACGGCGCCGAGGCGGAGTGCACGGAGCGGGACGGCTGGTGCCTGCCCAAGACCAGCGACGAGCTGCGGGACACCATGTCCCTGATGATAAAGCAGATCATCAGATCCACCAGGCCTG CTCTTTTCTCAAATCCAACAAGCAGTGAAGatggcaaagagcagctggCATACGAATCTGGAgatgatgaggatgatgaagaggaggaggaggaggaagaggacttCAAGCCTTCTGATGGGAGTGAAAATGAAATGGAGACAGAGATTCTGGACTACGTGTGA
- the CEL gene encoding bile salt-activated lipase — translation MARWEILCLALCCCLGAARAATVGAVLTEGGFVEGENKKVGLFEGYVDIFRGIPFAAPTRTLEDPQPHPGWEGKLQLLDTFALGGWMYGQQVCNPRVELMSLTRSCCLPCPLSGTLSAKDFKNRCMQTTLTQDDVRGSEDCLYLNIWIPQGRKHVSTKLPVMIWIYGGAFLVGGSQGANFLNNYLYDGEEIAVRGNVIVVTFNYRLGPLGFLSTGDENLPGNYGLKDQHMAIAWVKRNIKAFGGDPDNITIFGESAGATSVSLQMLSPKNKGLFKRAISQSGVGLCSWAIQKDPLSWAKKIGANVGCPISNTTALAECLRLSSPKALTLAYHLDLVELTGPLVHTLALSPVIDGDFLPDMPENLFANAADIDYIAGVNDMDGHFFAGIDIPAINRPLVKVTADEVYTLVKGLTVDRGTEGARLAYNIYTQDWGEKPDKDTVKKTVVALTTDYIFLIPTQWALNLHSKNAKTAKTYSYLFSQPSRMPVYPSWVGADHADDLQYVFGKPFATPLGYLPKHRTVSSAMIAYWTNFAKTGNPNEGYSKVPVNWPAYSEQNTYYLDINNKLGKKSVKQDLRAPFVTFWNSVYRSLPQVANITQTL, via the exons ATGGCTCGCTGGGAGATCCTCTGCCttgccttgtgctgctgcctgggggcagcaagagcagcaacc GTGGGTGCGGTGCTCACCGAGGGAGGGTTCGTGGAAGGCGAGAACAAGAAGGTAGGACTCTTCGAGGGCTATGTCGACATCTTCAGAGGGATTCCCTTTGCTGCTCCCACAAGGACTCTGGAAGATCCTCAGCCTCACCCTGGCTGGGAAGGTAAGCTCCAGCTTTTGGACACATTTGctctgg GTGGATGGATGTATGGACAGCAAGTTTGCAACCCAAGGGTGGAACTGATGTCTCTaaccaggagctgctgtctcCCCTGTCCCCTCTCAGGAACACTGAGTGCAAAGGACTTCAAGAACCGCTGCATGCAGACGACGCTCACCCAGGATGATGTCCGTGGCAGTGAGGACTGCCTCTACCTGAACATCTGGATCCCTCAGGGCAGGAAGCACG TCTCTACCAAGCTGCCAGTGATGATCTGGATCTACGGCGGTGCCTTCCTTGTGGGAGGGAGCCAGGGAGCCAACTTCCTCAACAACTACCTCTACGACGGGGAGGAGATCGCCGTGCGGGGCAACGTGATCGTGGTGACCTTCAACTACCGCCTGGGGCCCCTGGGCTTCCTCAGCACCGGAGACGAAAACCTGCCAG GGAACTACGGGCTGAAAGACCAGCACATGGCTATTGCCTGGGTGAAGAGGAACATCAAAGCCTTTGGAGGTGACCCAGATAACATCACTATCTTTGGGGAATCAGCTGGTGCCACCAGTGTCTCCCTGCAG ATGCTGAGCCCGAAGAACAAAGGCTTGTTCAAGAGAGCCATCAGCCAGAGCGGCGTGGGTCTCTGCAGCTGGGCCATCCAAAAGGACCCCCTGTCCTGGGCTAAAAAG attGGAGCCAACGTTGGCTGCCCCATCTCCAACACCACCGCCCTGGCTGAGTGCCTGCGTCTCTCCAGCCCCAAGGCTTTGACTCTGGCTTACCATCTGGACCTGGTCGAGCTGACTG GTCCCCTGGTGCACACCCTTGCCCTCTCTCCTGTCATCGATGGAGACTTCCTGCCAGACATGCCAGAGAACCTCTTTGCCAACGCTGCTGACATTGACTACATTGCTGGGGTCAATGACATGGATGGGCACTTCTTTGCTGGCATCGACATTCCTGCCATCAACAGGCCCCTGGTGAAAGTCACTGC AGATGAGGTCTACACTCTGGTCAAAGGACTTACTGTGGACAGGGGGACCGAAGGAGCCAGGCTGGCATACAACATCTACACCCAAGACTGGGGTGAAAAACCAGACAAGGATACAGTGAAGAAGACAGTGGTGGCCCTGACCACTGACTACATCTTCCTGATTCCCACACAGTGGGCACTGAATCTGCACTCAAAGAATGCCAA GACTGCCAAGACCTACAGCTACCTGTTCTCCCAGCCCTCCCGCATGCCTGTCTACCCGAGCTGGGTGGGGGCAGACCACGCTGACGACCTGCAGTATGTGTTTGGGAAACCCTTTGCCACCCCCCTGGGCTACCTGCCCAAGCACAGGACTGTCTCGAGTGCCATGATTGCTTACTGGACCAACTTTGCTAAGACAGG CAATCCCAACGAGGGCTACTCCAAGGTGCCTGTGAACTGGCCAGCCTACAGTGAGCAGAACACTTACTACCTGGACATCAACAACAAGCTTGGCAAGAAGTCTGTGAAGCAGGACCTGAGAGCTCCCTTTGTGACCTTCTGGAACTCGGTGTACAGGAGCCTGCCGCAGGTTGCCAACATCACCCAGACCCTGTAG